The Bacteroidota bacterium genome segment GACACCATAAACCATGGGTTCTCCGTATTTTATAATGCTGTCGCCGGGAGATTTTCCCGATACCGCCACACTACCCTTCCTGTAAAAATCCGACCATGCCGGATCGCTGAGGTTGATCTCTGCCGGAAGCGTTAGGTAAGGGAGTTCGTGCTGTTTAGCGACAGACTTGTAAATAAAAATATAATCTATGGTATGGCTCTCCAGGAGGGCAAGCAGGTCTGTCTCCTTGGGGCGGATATATCGCTGGTCCTTTTCCAGGATCTTATTTGCCAGTCCCGGGACTTCATAAAACTGCTCCGCAAGCTTCAAGGTGATCACGGTGC includes the following:
- a CDS encoding substrate-binding domain-containing protein, producing the protein GADTIHDKNWYGILLNENINYGRSNPDSDPCGYRTVITLKLAEQFYEVPGLANKILEKDQRYIRPKETDLLALLESHTIDYIFIYKSVAKQHELPYLTLPAEINLSDPAWSDFYRKGSVAVSGKSPGDSIIKYGEPMVYGVTIIKDAPNRPLAEEFVRFMLDEGKGMRIMRENGQGTIKPTQEDYNNINTYNP